The following coding sequences lie in one Terriglobales bacterium genomic window:
- the malQ gene encoding 4-alpha-glucanotransferase: MPFERNSGILLHPTSLPARGGIGDLGPEAYRFADFLAQAKQGLWQVLPLAPCGIGNSPYSATSAFAGNPLLVSLERLAERGWLAPERAAALPDPSGNVDYDKVNATKLPLLREAAQNFLRAAGDSARSRFARFQQENAWWLDDFALFDVLRARNQQRTWREWPRELARREPQALDRARHDLADDLAVVKAIQFAFFEQWAALRAHCRARAIKIVGDVAIFVSYDSADVWMRPDLFHLNQDLEPTVVAGVPPDVFSKTGQRWGNPLYRWDALAGTGYDWWVRRLRWALQTCDIIRLDHFRGFEAYWEIPASEPTAVNGRWVAGPQDDLFHTLRRHLGDLPFIAEDLGFITPQVREMRARLNIPGMRVMEFGFGDPGAHIYLPHRFESNTVVYTGTHDNATINDWWKNYATPAEREAARSYLGEDPDGVNWAFIRAAAGSVADLCILPLGDVLGLGPEGRMNIPSKADGNWAWRFRRDALTPELAKRLALLAEVSDRVPSAAAQQGHGEAREDFAA, from the coding sequence ATGCCATTCGAGCGCAATTCCGGCATCCTGCTGCACCCGACCTCGCTGCCTGCGCGCGGCGGCATCGGCGACCTTGGTCCGGAGGCTTACCGCTTCGCCGATTTTCTCGCGCAAGCGAAGCAGGGACTCTGGCAGGTACTGCCGCTCGCGCCTTGCGGCATCGGGAACTCTCCCTACTCGGCGACCTCGGCGTTTGCCGGCAATCCGCTGCTCGTCTCGCTCGAGCGCCTGGCGGAGCGCGGATGGCTGGCCCCGGAGCGCGCCGCCGCGCTTCCCGATCCTTCCGGCAACGTCGACTACGACAAGGTCAACGCGACCAAGCTGCCGCTGCTGCGCGAAGCGGCGCAGAACTTCCTGCGCGCCGCCGGCGACAGCGCGCGCTCCCGCTTCGCGCGTTTTCAGCAGGAGAACGCCTGGTGGCTCGACGACTTCGCGCTCTTCGACGTCCTGCGAGCCCGGAACCAGCAGCGCACCTGGCGGGAATGGCCGCGCGAGCTGGCGCGCCGCGAGCCGCAGGCGCTTGATCGGGCGCGCCACGATCTCGCCGACGACCTCGCGGTGGTGAAGGCCATCCAGTTCGCCTTCTTCGAGCAGTGGGCGGCGCTGCGCGCGCACTGCCGCGCCCGCGCCATCAAGATCGTCGGCGACGTCGCCATCTTCGTCAGCTACGACTCCGCCGACGTCTGGATGCGTCCCGACCTCTTCCACCTGAACCAGGACCTCGAGCCCACGGTCGTCGCCGGCGTGCCGCCCGACGTCTTCAGCAAGACCGGGCAGCGCTGGGGGAATCCGCTGTACCGCTGGGACGCGCTCGCCGGCACCGGGTACGACTGGTGGGTGCGCCGCCTGCGCTGGGCGCTCCAGACCTGCGACATCATCCGGCTCGACCACTTCCGCGGGTTCGAGGCGTACTGGGAGATCCCCGCCTCCGAGCCCACCGCCGTCAACGGCCGCTGGGTCGCCGGGCCGCAGGACGACCTGTTCCACACCCTGCGCCGGCACCTGGGCGACCTGCCCTTCATCGCCGAGGACCTTGGCTTCATCACGCCGCAAGTCCGCGAGATGCGCGCGCGCCTCAACATCCCCGGCATGCGCGTGATGGAGTTCGGCTTCGGCGACCCCGGCGCGCACATCTACCTGCCGCACCGCTTCGAGTCCAATACCGTCGTCTACACCGGGACGCACGACAACGCGACCATCAACGACTGGTGGAAGAACTACGCGACGCCCGCGGAACGCGAGGCCGCGCGCTCGTACCTGGGAGAGGATCCCGACGGCGTGAACTGGGCGTTCATCCGCGCCGCCGCCGGCTCCGTCGCGGACCTCTGCATCCTTCCGCTGGGCGACGTGCTGGGCCTCGGCCCCGAGGGCCGCATGAATATCCCCAGCAAGGCCGACGGGAACTGGGCGTGGCGCTTCCGCCGCGACGCTCTTACGCCCGAGCTGGCGAAGAGACTTGCGCTGCTCGCGGAGGTCAGCGACCGCGTGCCTTCAGCGGCCGCGCAGCAGGGCCACGGGGAAGCTCGCGAAGACTTCGCGGCATAG